A portion of the Burkholderia pseudomultivorans genome contains these proteins:
- a CDS encoding Rieske (2Fe-2S) protein produces the protein MSAVPDADAVRVCASDALVDGGAGVRVDATLRGEQAVVFFVRYDGRAYGYLNRCAHVPMELDWAEGQFFESSGLYLMCATHGAIYEPNTGRCVGGPCRGGRLRPVEVDERDTPDGRAVFWLPDADLRPATND, from the coding sequence ATGAGCGCGGTGCCCGACGCGGATGCGGTGCGCGTGTGCGCGTCCGATGCGCTGGTCGACGGCGGCGCCGGCGTGCGGGTCGACGCGACGCTGCGCGGCGAGCAGGCCGTCGTGTTCTTCGTCCGCTACGACGGCCGCGCATACGGCTACCTGAACCGCTGCGCGCACGTGCCGATGGAGCTGGACTGGGCCGAAGGGCAGTTCTTCGAGTCGTCGGGGCTCTACCTGATGTGCGCGACGCACGGCGCGATCTACGAGCCGAACACCGGCAGGTGCGTCGGCGGCCCGTGCCGCGGCGGCCGTCTGCGGCCGGTCGAGGTCGACGAGCGCGACACGCCCGACGGGCGTGCGGTATTCTGGCTGCCCGACGCCGACCTGCGTCCCGCCACGAACGACTGA
- a CDS encoding S49 family peptidase — translation MADQPNFPDSSSRPDSREPNWERAVLERVALAAVKEQRAARRWKIFFRFAFLAVLVLLAFALIDFSSDAKFSSSGRHTALVTIDGEIAAGTNANADDINTALDAAFDDDGTAGVVLRINSPGGSPVQAGMVYDEIRRLRAKYPDKPLYVVVTDMCASGGYYIASAADKIFVDKASIVGSIGVLMDGFGFTGLMDKLGVQRRLHTSGENKGFYDPFSPETPKMDAHAQELLDQVHAQFIKAVKDGRGKRLHETPDMFSGLFWTGEKSVELGLADGYGTTDTVARDVLKAPDLVDYTVKESLTNRVARKFGAAVGGAAMKALTATGASIHLR, via the coding sequence ATGGCCGACCAACCGAATTTCCCCGATTCCTCTTCCCGTCCCGACAGCCGCGAGCCGAACTGGGAGCGCGCGGTGCTCGAACGCGTCGCGCTGGCCGCCGTCAAGGAGCAGCGTGCGGCGCGGCGCTGGAAGATCTTCTTCCGCTTCGCGTTCCTGGCCGTATTGGTGCTGCTCGCGTTTGCGCTGATCGATTTCTCGAGCGACGCGAAGTTCTCGTCGAGCGGGCGCCACACGGCGCTCGTGACGATCGACGGTGAAATCGCGGCGGGCACCAACGCGAACGCCGACGACATCAATACCGCGCTCGACGCCGCATTCGACGACGACGGCACGGCCGGCGTCGTGCTGCGGATCAACAGCCCGGGCGGCAGCCCGGTGCAGGCCGGCATGGTGTACGACGAGATCAGGCGGCTGCGCGCCAAGTATCCGGACAAGCCGCTGTATGTCGTGGTGACCGACATGTGCGCCTCGGGCGGCTATTACATCGCGTCCGCGGCCGACAAGATCTTCGTGGACAAGGCGAGCATCGTCGGCTCGATCGGCGTGCTGATGGACGGCTTCGGCTTCACGGGCCTGATGGACAAGCTCGGCGTCCAGCGCCGGCTGCACACGTCGGGCGAAAACAAGGGCTTCTACGACCCGTTCTCGCCGGAGACGCCGAAGATGGATGCGCACGCGCAGGAACTGCTCGACCAGGTCCACGCGCAGTTCATCAAGGCGGTGAAGGACGGCCGCGGCAAGCGGCTGCACGAAACGCCGGACATGTTCTCGGGCCTGTTCTGGACCGGCGAGAAGAGCGTCGAGCTGGGCCTGGCCGACGGCTACGGCACGACCGACACGGTCGCGCGCGACGTGCTGAAGGCGCCGGACCTCGTCGACTATACGGTGAAGGAAAGCCTGACCAATCGCGTCGCGCGCAAGTTCGGCGCAGCGGTCGGCGGGGCGGCGATGAAGGCGCTGACGGCGACCGGCGCGTCGATCCATCTGCGTTGA
- a CDS encoding SAM-dependent methyltransferase produces the protein MTAGTLYLVPNTLGEGDDAMLAAVLPAAVQARAGTLGYYIGENAKTTRAFLKKIGTTRPIQEIEIRELNVNTPAGEIDRLLAPVLAGADAGLVSEAGCPAVADPGALLVRRAHERGVKVVPLVGPSSILLALMASGLNGQSFAFNGYLPVDAAARAKRLRELEQLSRKARQTQIFIETPYRNQAMLDTLVATCAPSTQICVAADLTLATETIASRTAAEWKKAPAPNLHKRPAIFLLLAN, from the coding sequence ATGACCGCCGGCACGCTGTACCTCGTCCCGAACACGCTCGGCGAAGGCGACGACGCGATGCTCGCCGCCGTGCTGCCGGCAGCCGTGCAGGCGCGCGCCGGCACGCTCGGCTACTACATCGGCGAGAATGCGAAGACGACCCGCGCGTTCCTGAAGAAGATCGGCACGACGCGGCCGATCCAGGAAATCGAGATCCGCGAGCTGAACGTGAACACGCCGGCCGGCGAGATCGACCGGCTGCTCGCGCCGGTGCTGGCCGGCGCGGATGCGGGGCTGGTGTCGGAGGCCGGCTGCCCGGCCGTCGCCGATCCCGGTGCGCTGCTGGTGCGCCGCGCGCACGAGCGCGGCGTGAAGGTCGTGCCGCTCGTCGGGCCGAGCTCGATCCTGCTGGCGCTGATGGCGTCGGGTCTGAACGGCCAGAGCTTCGCGTTCAACGGCTACCTGCCGGTCGACGCCGCCGCGCGCGCGAAGCGCCTGCGCGAGCTGGAGCAGCTGTCGCGCAAGGCACGCCAGACGCAGATCTTCATCGAGACGCCGTACCGGAACCAGGCAATGCTCGACACGCTCGTCGCGACCTGCGCGCCGTCGACGCAGATCTGCGTCGCGGCCGACCTGACGCTGGCGACCGAGACGATCGCGAGCCGCACGGCCGCAGAATGGAAAAAGGCGCCTGCGCCGAATCTGCACAAGCGCCCCGCGATCTTCCTGCTGCTCGCGAATTGA
- a CDS encoding Maf-like protein translates to MPDTVCRPPRLILASSSRYRRALLERLAVPFDVVSPDLDETPLDGETPAATALRLAGAKARAVAATVDAPDGVLVIGSDQVATFDGLQIGKPGTHERALAQLVSMQGREVEFHSALCLYDSRTGEAQTEDVVTRVRFRTLPEAELDAYLRAETPYDVAGSAKSEGLGIALLDAIDSNDPTALVGLPLIALTRMLRAAGYPLFAAPGARA, encoded by the coding sequence ATGCCGGATACCGTTTGCCGCCCGCCGCGGCTGATTCTCGCCTCCAGTTCCCGCTACCGCCGCGCGCTGCTCGAGCGCCTCGCCGTACCGTTCGACGTCGTGTCGCCCGACCTCGACGAAACCCCGCTCGACGGCGAAACGCCCGCCGCGACCGCGCTGCGCCTGGCCGGCGCGAAGGCGCGCGCCGTCGCCGCGACGGTCGACGCGCCGGACGGCGTGCTCGTGATCGGGTCGGACCAGGTCGCGACCTTCGACGGGCTGCAGATCGGCAAGCCCGGCACGCACGAACGCGCGCTCGCGCAGCTCGTGTCGATGCAGGGCCGCGAGGTCGAATTCCACAGCGCGCTCTGCCTGTACGACAGCCGCACCGGCGAAGCGCAGACCGAGGACGTCGTCACGCGCGTGCGCTTTCGCACGCTGCCCGAAGCCGAACTCGACGCCTACCTGCGCGCGGAAACCCCGTACGACGTCGCCGGCAGCGCGAAGTCCGAAGGGCTCGGCATCGCGCTGCTCGACGCGATCGACTCGAACGACCCGACCGCGCTGGTCGGCCTGCCGCTGATCGCGCTCACGCGGATGCTGCGCGCCGCGGGCTATCCGCTGTTTGCCGCCCCGGGAGCACGCGCATGA